One window of bacterium genomic DNA carries:
- a CDS encoding sugar ABC transporter permease, which translates to MQILPATARRRRPLHGGTRPTPYLFLLPYLVVFALFRFGPVVGGFLTSFTSWSIVGAPRFVGLANYAALARDPLFYTSVRNTFYFLLLTAPALIVLGFVLALVLNRPLAGRGAARVLIFAPYAMMSAVVGILWTWILDSNFGLLNHYLAKVHLGPIHWLSSDAAAMPAIALTTVWWTIGYNMVIFLAGLQDIPPQLEESARVDGAGPWQVLWSVTIPVLRPTTFVVVMLTIINTFQVFDQVYVMTGGGPGTATLTLVQYLFFQAFQTFKLGYGSAIAYITFALLLAMAWLQQRLLPSEASL; encoded by the coding sequence ATGCAGATCCTTCCCGCCACCGCGCGCCGCCGCCGTCCGCTCCACGGCGGGACGCGGCCGACGCCGTATCTGTTCCTGCTGCCGTACCTCGTGGTCTTCGCGCTGTTCCGGTTCGGGCCGGTCGTCGGCGGTTTCCTCACGAGCTTCACGTCGTGGAGTATCGTCGGCGCCCCGCGGTTCGTCGGGCTGGCCAACTACGCCGCGCTCGCGCGCGACCCGCTCTTCTATACGTCCGTGCGCAACACGTTCTACTTTCTCCTGTTGACCGCGCCCGCCCTCATCGTCCTCGGGTTCGTCCTGGCGCTCGTGCTGAACCGGCCGCTGGCCGGCCGCGGCGCGGCGCGGGTCCTGATCTTCGCGCCGTACGCGATGATGTCGGCGGTCGTCGGCATCCTGTGGACCTGGATTCTCGACAGCAACTTCGGCCTGCTCAACCACTACCTGGCGAAGGTGCACCTGGGGCCGATCCACTGGCTGTCGAGCGACGCCGCCGCGATGCCCGCGATCGCGCTGACGACGGTGTGGTGGACGATCGGCTACAACATGGTCATCTTCCTCGCCGGTCTCCAGGACATTCCGCCGCAACTCGAAGAGTCGGCGCGCGTGGACGGGGCGGGGCCGTGGCAGGTTCTGTGGTCGGTGACGATTCCGGTGCTGCGGCCGACGACGTTCGTCGTCGTGATGCTGACGATCATCAACACGTTCCAGGTGTTCGACCAAGTCTACGTGATGACCGGCGGCGGTCCCGGCACGGCGACGCTCACGCTCGTGCAGTATCTGTTCTTCCAGGCCTTTCAGACCTTCAAGCTCGGGTACGGGTCCGCGATCGCCTACATCACGTTCGCGCTGCTGCTCGCGATGGCGTGGCTGCAGCAGCGTCTCCTGCCGTCCGAGGCGTCGCTGTGA
- a CDS encoding NAD(P) transhydrogenase subunit alpha produces MIIGVAAETRTGERRVALVPSTVPVLTKAGHQVVVQAGAGAAAGFPDGVYAEHGARVVPARDEVFAAADAVVQVLCYSTANEPGRRDLGALRRGQVLAGLMDPLASPETVPAIAATGAAAFAMELVPRITRAQSMDALSAMATVGGYKAVLLAADALPRMFPMLTTAAGTITPARVFVIGAGVMGLQAIATARRLGATVSAYDVRPAAREEAISVGARFVELPLDTAQTQDTRGYARSQDESFYRRQRELLARTVAQSDVVITTAAVPGKRAPVLVTAEMVAAMPPGSVIVDCAADHGGNCESSHPGETAQVGGVTIVAPLQLPGLVPTHASQLYGRTLAAFLLHMSAGKELKIDPADEIVRETLVTHGGEIVQPRVRDALGLPSLTAPAAPSGGVRAPATPPASGNGGGA; encoded by the coding sequence ATGATCATCGGCGTCGCCGCGGAAACGCGGACCGGCGAGCGTCGCGTGGCGCTTGTCCCGAGCACCGTTCCCGTACTCACAAAGGCCGGCCACCAGGTGGTGGTCCAGGCCGGCGCGGGGGCCGCGGCCGGCTTCCCCGACGGCGTGTACGCCGAGCACGGCGCGCGGGTCGTCCCGGCGCGGGACGAAGTGTTCGCCGCGGCCGACGCGGTGGTTCAGGTCCTCTGCTACAGCACAGCCAACGAGCCCGGCCGACGAGATCTCGGGGCGCTTCGCCGCGGCCAGGTGCTCGCGGGCCTGATGGATCCGCTCGCCTCCCCGGAGACGGTCCCGGCGATCGCCGCGACGGGGGCGGCCGCGTTCGCGATGGAGCTGGTGCCGCGCATCACCCGCGCACAGAGCATGGACGCGCTCTCCGCGATGGCCACGGTGGGCGGATACAAGGCGGTGCTGCTCGCCGCGGACGCGCTCCCCCGCATGTTCCCCATGCTGACGACCGCGGCCGGCACCATCACCCCGGCGCGCGTCTTCGTCATCGGCGCGGGGGTCATGGGCCTTCAGGCAATCGCCACCGCGCGGCGCCTCGGCGCGACCGTGTCCGCGTACGACGTCCGGCCGGCGGCGCGCGAGGAAGCGATCTCGGTCGGCGCGCGCTTCGTCGAACTGCCGCTCGACACCGCGCAGACACAGGACACGCGGGGGTACGCGCGCTCGCAGGACGAGTCGTTCTACCGCCGCCAGCGTGAACTGCTGGCGCGGACCGTCGCCCAAAGCGACGTCGTCATCACGACCGCCGCCGTCCCCGGCAAACGGGCGCCCGTGCTGGTGACCGCGGAGATGGTCGCGGCGATGCCGCCGGGCTCCGTCATCGTGGACTGCGCCGCGGACCACGGCGGCAACTGCGAGTCGAGCCATCCGGGCGAGACCGCGCAGGTGGGCGGCGTGACGATCGTCGCGCCGCTGCAGCTGCCCGGCCTCGTGCCCACCCACGCAAGCCAGCTGTACGGCCGGACGCTCGCGGCCTTTTTGCTGCACATGAGCGCCGGCAAGGAACTCAAGATCGATCCCGCCGACGAGATCGTCCGCGAGACCCTGGTCACGCACGGCGGCGAGATCGTCCAGCCGAGGGTGCGCGACGCGCTGGGGCTGCCGTCGCTCACGGCACCGGCGGCGCCCTCGGGCGGCGTACGGGCCCCCGCGACCCCGCCGGCGTCGGGGAACGGAGGCGGCGCATGA
- a CDS encoding ABC transporter substrate-binding protein, which translates to MTHRWCLGLCLLLVVFVAVPMAPPAGAAAPLDLAFWGGWTGPDGDVMRQMVDQFNKEHPDIRVTLTTLQWTPLFDKLLTSVRAGQPPDLMAMHSQDIAQFASLNILEPMGETVTAAGFKAPDFMDVAWRGTFSGGTQYAIPLDMHMHAVYVNLDMWKAAGLDPNKLPTTGADFVAAAKKLTVDGAGRHPDDAGFDARTIRQYGLGMMNNHHGFYMFYALLAQQGDPFLAPDFSRTAFSDAKANAAWQWLQDLVFKDHVVPVGETNPYQDFVTKHVAMLIDGPWEIAGLQKVSGLNWTTTTFPRVFAAPAAWGSGHLLTIPKQANKAREQAAMTLAAWIVRHSQNWALSGNLPALLSVRTSAAFRALPGRRGFVESQAFEIMLPDVRPSAQMYSATAPSPIVVAAQAVLVRNQPVAQVTQQLRNQINAILSAP; encoded by the coding sequence ATGACGCACCGCTGGTGTCTTGGACTGTGCTTGCTCCTCGTGGTCTTTGTCGCGGTCCCGATGGCGCCGCCGGCCGGCGCCGCGGCCCCGCTGGATCTGGCGTTCTGGGGCGGCTGGACCGGTCCGGACGGCGATGTGATGCGCCAGATGGTCGATCAGTTCAACAAAGAGCACCCGGACATTCGGGTGACGCTCACGACGCTGCAGTGGACGCCGCTGTTCGACAAGCTGCTGACCAGCGTGCGCGCCGGACAGCCGCCGGACCTGATGGCGATGCACTCGCAGGACATCGCGCAGTTTGCCTCGCTCAACATTCTCGAACCGATGGGCGAGACCGTGACGGCGGCCGGCTTCAAAGCGCCGGACTTTATGGACGTGGCGTGGCGCGGTACGTTTTCCGGCGGCACGCAGTACGCGATTCCGCTCGACATGCACATGCACGCGGTGTATGTCAACCTCGACATGTGGAAGGCGGCGGGGCTCGATCCCAACAAGCTGCCGACCACCGGCGCCGACTTCGTCGCCGCGGCCAAGAAGTTGACGGTGGACGGCGCGGGCCGCCATCCGGACGACGCGGGGTTCGACGCGCGGACGATCCGGCAGTACGGCCTCGGCATGATGAACAACCACCACGGCTTCTATATGTTCTATGCGCTGCTCGCGCAGCAGGGCGATCCGTTCCTCGCGCCCGACTTCTCGCGGACCGCGTTCAGCGACGCGAAGGCCAACGCCGCGTGGCAGTGGCTGCAGGACCTCGTGTTCAAAGACCACGTCGTCCCGGTCGGGGAGACAAACCCGTATCAGGACTTCGTGACGAAGCACGTGGCGATGCTGATCGACGGGCCCTGGGAGATCGCCGGTCTGCAGAAGGTGAGCGGCCTGAACTGGACCACGACCACGTTCCCGCGCGTGTTCGCGGCGCCCGCGGCGTGGGGCAGCGGCCACCTGCTGACGATCCCCAAGCAGGCCAACAAGGCGCGCGAGCAGGCCGCGATGACGCTCGCCGCCTGGATCGTCCGCCACTCGCAGAACTGGGCGCTGTCGGGCAACCTGCCGGCGCTCTTGTCCGTGCGGACGTCGGCGGCGTTCCGGGCGCTCCCCGGCCGCCGCGGATTCGTCGAATCGCAGGCGTTTGAGATCATGCTGCCGGACGTCCGGCCGTCGGCGCAGATGTACTCGGCCACGGCGCCGAGTCCGATCGTCGTCGCCGCGCAGGCCGTGCTCGTGCGCAACCAGCCCGTCGCGCAGGTCACGCAGCAGCTGCGAAACCAGATCAACGCGATCCTGTCCGCGCCTTAG
- a CDS encoding carbohydrate ABC transporter permease has translation MTPGNGTVASAAAPAVRRAGRAARFARRRTAAAVLYAVEIAAVVIALAPIAWMVSTSLKPEGQILSAVPHWIPETWTLENFRQVLAKYAFVRWTVNSVVVAAIATGIVVVLDAMAGYALARFVFPGSGVIYAAIISMLLVPIQVTVIPLFVLFAEWRMLDTFQALILPTTANVTGVFLMRQFFLNIPAELEEAARIDGAGDLQVFARVVLPLSRPSMAAVAALTFVSSWNNFLWPLIATSSDRARTLPVGIAQYMGAQAGTSGSAPAFGPPLASAVMATAPALIAFFLLQRYFTQGITMTGIKG, from the coding sequence GTGACGCCCGGGAACGGCACGGTCGCCTCGGCCGCCGCCCCGGCCGTGCGGCGGGCCGGCCGTGCGGCGCGCTTCGCGCGCCGGCGGACCGCCGCGGCCGTCCTCTACGCGGTCGAGATCGCCGCGGTGGTGATCGCGCTCGCGCCGATCGCCTGGATGGTCTCCACCTCGCTCAAGCCGGAAGGCCAGATCCTCTCCGCGGTACCCCACTGGATTCCCGAGACTTGGACGCTCGAGAACTTCCGGCAAGTGCTGGCCAAGTACGCCTTCGTCCGCTGGACGGTCAACAGCGTGGTGGTCGCCGCCATCGCGACGGGCATCGTGGTGGTGCTCGACGCCATGGCCGGGTACGCCCTCGCGCGGTTCGTTTTTCCGGGCAGCGGCGTGATCTACGCGGCGATCATCTCTATGCTGCTCGTGCCGATTCAGGTCACGGTGATCCCGCTCTTCGTGCTGTTCGCCGAGTGGCGGATGCTCGACACGTTCCAGGCGCTGATCCTGCCGACCACCGCGAACGTGACCGGCGTCTTTCTGATGCGGCAGTTCTTCCTGAACATCCCCGCCGAACTGGAGGAGGCGGCGCGCATCGACGGCGCCGGCGATCTTCAAGTGTTCGCGCGCGTAGTGCTGCCGCTGAGCCGTCCGTCGATGGCCGCGGTCGCGGCGCTCACGTTCGTCAGCTCCTGGAACAACTTCCTCTGGCCGCTCATCGCGACCAGCAGCGACCGCGCGCGCACGCTGCCGGTCGGGATCGCGCAGTACATGGGCGCTCAGGCCGGGACGAGCGGCTCGGCGCCGGCGTTTGGGCCGCCGCTCGCCTCCGCGGTCATGGCGACCGCGCCGGCGCTGATCGCCTTCTTCCTGCTGCAGCGCTACTTCACGCAGGGCATCACGATGACCGGCATCAAGGGGTGA
- a CDS encoding potassium channel protein, whose product MLFLTLGLGVAGYMALEKWSFLDALYMTVTTVTTVGYGEVHPVSPVGRVFTMGLILVGVGDFLYTVSALFAWLLSIDWADQRRRRKMESDLARMARHFIVCGYGRVGRRVAEAFRRERSQVLIVDIDRALTAAAESDGFPSVCGDAASDRVLVQAGIARARGLVAVTGADADNVYIVLSARVLRPDLLIVARADADDAIEKLRRAGASQVLSPYHIAGQRLAMVALRPAAVEFVETVLHTGREALMLEEVAVAPGSRLAETSLGALHDQAPGLVIVALHSGGRVIPLPAGERALVPGDKLVLLGRPEELQRIEALS is encoded by the coding sequence GTGCTCTTCCTGACCTTGGGGCTGGGAGTGGCCGGCTATATGGCGCTCGAGAAATGGTCCTTCCTGGATGCCCTCTACATGACCGTGACCACGGTGACAACGGTGGGGTACGGGGAGGTACACCCGGTGTCGCCTGTCGGCCGGGTGTTTACGATGGGGCTGATCCTCGTCGGGGTCGGCGACTTCCTGTACACGGTGAGCGCGCTGTTTGCCTGGCTCCTGTCGATTGATTGGGCCGACCAACGGAGGCGACGAAAGATGGAATCCGACCTGGCCCGAATGGCCCGGCATTTCATCGTCTGCGGCTACGGCCGCGTAGGCCGGCGGGTCGCAGAGGCGTTCCGCCGCGAGCGGAGCCAGGTGCTCATCGTCGATATTGACCGGGCGTTGACGGCGGCGGCGGAAAGCGACGGATTCCCTTCGGTGTGCGGGGACGCCGCGAGCGACCGGGTTCTAGTTCAGGCCGGGATCGCCCGGGCCCGCGGCCTCGTGGCCGTGACCGGCGCCGACGCCGACAACGTGTACATCGTCCTCTCCGCCCGTGTGCTGCGGCCCGACTTGCTGATCGTCGCCCGGGCCGATGCGGATGACGCCATCGAGAAGCTTCGCCGCGCCGGCGCGAGTCAGGTGCTCTCGCCGTATCACATCGCCGGTCAGCGCCTGGCAATGGTTGCACTTCGGCCGGCCGCCGTGGAGTTCGTCGAGACCGTGCTGCACACCGGTCGCGAGGCGCTCATGCTCGAGGAGGTCGCGGTCGCGCCCGGTTCCCGCCTCGCGGAGACCTCCCTGGGAGCGCTGCACGATCAGGCGCCGGGGCTTGTGATCGTCGCACTCCACAGCGGCGGCCGGGTCATCCCGCTGCCCGCCGGGGAGCGTGCCCTCGTTCCGGGCGATAAGCTGGTCTTGCTCGGTCGCCCGGAGGAACTACAGCGAATCGAGGCCTTGAGTTGA